A window of Gudongella oleilytica genomic DNA:
AAGAACATTCGATGTTACAGCTGCAATTTTACCCTCATTTACCCCTACATTCAGCTTACTCATGACCCTGTTTGCAGGATCAATCACAAGACCATTTATTAGCACCAGATCTAACACGAGTAACACCTACCTTTTCAGCGATAGATCGTAGAAAAGCTTTGCAGCCTTTCTATAAAAATCCTCAGTCATCTGCACGTTGGTCCCGTATGCTGCAAAGCAGATAATAAATGGCCTTTCAGAAAATACCAGGGCAACATCGTTCGTTATACCGTCGTCCTCACCTGTTTTATGAGCGATTTTTACTCCCTTTGGTATGTAGTATGGGATCTTATGATTCAACTGCTGTGTTTTCATTATGTCAAGCATAGCCATACTGGCTTTCTTCGATATAAGCTCCCCATTATAGAGTTTTTCAAGGAATGTACCCATCTCAAGTGGTGATATGTAGTTTTCCTTGCCTTTTTTCTGTTCCTCAGAATCAAAAAGTAATCTATTAAGTTTTGTTTTCTCGAATCCCAGTTCCCTAATAGTTGAATTTATGGAGTCCATTCCCAACAGCTTAATCATAATATTTG
This region includes:
- a CDS encoding serine hydrolase translates to MKEIVMEMMKELKGNIGVYYKDLTTGESFGIRADEKYLAASVIKLMVLLEAFKQESQGKISFDQFIEIKEKDKLPSCGSLTYMHDGLKVTIMDLCVLMIIQSDNTATNIMIKLLGMDSINSTIRELGFEKTKLNRLLFDSEEQKKGKENYISPLEMGTFLEKLYNGELISKKASMAMLDIMKTQQLNHKIPYYIPKGVKIAHKTGEDDGITNDVALVFSERPFIICFAAYGTNVQMTEDFYRKAAKLFYDLSLKR